A region of Pseudomonas sp. Marseille-Q3773 DNA encodes the following proteins:
- the trxB gene encoding thioredoxin-disulfide reductase — MSEVRHSRVIILGSGPAGYSAAVYAARANLKPLLITGMQAGGQLTTTTEVDNWPGDPHGLTGPALMQRMQEHAERFETEIVFDHINAVDLANKPFTLQGDSGKYTCDALIIATGASARYLGLPSEEAFMGKGVSACATCDGFFYRNKPVAVVGGGNTAVEEALYLANIASKVTLVHRRDTFRAEKILVDKLHARVAEGKIELKLNATLDEVLGDNMGVTGARLKNNDGSSDEIKVDGVFIAIGHTPNTSLFEGQLTLKDGYLVVNGGREGNATATNVEGVFAAGDVADHVYRQAITSAGAGCMAALDVERYLDGLANASF; from the coding sequence ATGTCTGAAGTACGTCATTCGCGCGTCATCATTCTCGGTTCCGGCCCTGCCGGTTACAGCGCCGCGGTGTACGCCGCCCGGGCCAACCTCAAGCCGCTGCTGATCACCGGCATGCAGGCCGGCGGCCAGCTGACCACCACCACCGAAGTCGACAACTGGCCGGGCGACCCCCATGGCCTGACCGGCCCGGCACTGATGCAGCGCATGCAGGAGCACGCCGAGCGTTTCGAAACCGAGATCGTCTTCGACCACATCAACGCTGTCGACCTGGCCAACAAACCCTTCACCCTGCAGGGTGACAGCGGCAAGTACACCTGCGATGCACTGATCATCGCCACCGGCGCCAGCGCCCGCTACCTGGGCCTGCCGTCCGAAGAAGCGTTCATGGGCAAAGGTGTCTCGGCCTGCGCCACCTGTGACGGCTTCTTCTACCGCAACAAGCCGGTTGCCGTGGTTGGCGGCGGCAATACTGCCGTTGAAGAGGCGCTGTACCTGGCCAACATCGCCAGCAAGGTGACCCTGGTGCACCGTCGCGATACCTTCCGTGCCGAGAAGATCCTGGTCGACAAGCTGCATGCACGTGTCGCCGAAGGCAAGATCGAGCTCAAGCTCAACGCCACCCTGGATGAAGTCCTGGGTGACAACATGGGTGTGACCGGTGCGCGCCTGAAGAACAACGATGGCAGCAGCGACGAAATCAAGGTCGACGGCGTGTTCATCGCCATTGGCCATACCCCGAACACCTCGCTGTTCGAAGGCCAGCTGACCCTGAAGGACGGCTATCTGGTGGTCAACGGTGGCCGTGAAGGCAACGCCACCGCCACCAACGTCGAGGGCGTGTTCGCTGCCGGTGACGTGGCTGACCACGTTTACCGTCAGGCCATCACCTCGGCTGGTGCCGGTTGCATGGCGGCGCTGGACGTCGAGCGCTACCTGGACGGTCTGGCCAACGCCTCGTTCTGA
- the nadC gene encoding carboxylating nicotinate-nucleotide diphosphorylase: MPNLRLADLTAEIEANVRRALLEDIGSGDITAQLIPAERLAKATIITREDCVIAGTAWVDAVFRQLDPRVAVHWQVADGERATANQALFHLEGPARSLLSGERSALNFLQLLSGVATRARFLADLVQGTQVRLLDTRKTLPGLRLAQKYAVTCGGCDNHRIGLYDAFLIKENHIAASGGVAEAVAAAHRIAPGKPVEIEVESLDELRQALAAGADIIMLDELNLEEMREAVRITAGKAKLEASGGVNEQTLRVIAETGVDYISIGAMTKDVKAVDLSMRLSL, from the coding sequence ATGCCGAACCTACGCCTCGCCGACCTGACCGCTGAAATCGAAGCCAACGTGCGCCGCGCACTGTTGGAAGACATCGGCAGTGGCGATATAACCGCGCAGTTGATCCCGGCCGAGCGCCTGGCCAAGGCGACCATCATCACCCGTGAAGACTGCGTGATTGCCGGCACTGCCTGGGTCGATGCGGTGTTTCGCCAGCTCGACCCGCGCGTCGCGGTGCACTGGCAGGTGGCCGACGGGGAACGCGCCACGGCTAACCAGGCGTTGTTTCACCTGGAAGGCCCGGCACGCTCGCTGCTCAGCGGTGAACGCAGTGCGCTGAACTTCCTGCAGTTGCTGTCGGGCGTGGCCACCCGGGCACGCTTCCTCGCCGACCTGGTGCAAGGCACCCAGGTACGCCTGCTGGATACACGCAAGACCTTGCCCGGCCTGCGCCTGGCGCAGAAGTACGCGGTCACCTGTGGCGGCTGCGACAACCACCGCATCGGCTTGTACGACGCCTTCCTGATCAAGGAAAACCACATTGCAGCCAGTGGCGGCGTGGCCGAGGCAGTGGCAGCCGCGCACCGCATTGCACCGGGCAAGCCGGTGGAAATCGAAGTGGAAAGCCTGGACGAACTGCGCCAGGCGCTGGCCGCCGGTGCAGACATCATCATGCTCGACGAGCTGAACCTTGAGGAAATGCGCGAAGCAGTGCGTATTACTGCCGGGAAGGCCAAGCTCGAGGCCAGCGGCGGGGTCAACGAGCAGACCTTGCGCGTGATTGCCGAGACCGGAGTGGACTACATCTCGATTGGTGCCATGACCAAGGATGTGAAGGCAGTGGACCTGTCGATGCGACTGAGCCTGTAA
- a CDS encoding DUF1631 domain-containing protein, translating to MQKEGKVVPLVATIDRGGRTPLPCLPVLLLQVRDKAALQLRQGLQDLFDNADDTLFEMADKAYDRSEQNLYFEAMRDLRLKRKSIERGFLDTFYDAYARMGQVDPLAHLGEPGDLRSKAQAERAAAIEGMVARVLSRDGIALQQLGLRLQALLDRPLYEQHNPLGPAALCGYFLEAGRNLGVGLRVKLVLLKLFERYVLRDAEIIYGEANQLLAAAGVLPELPPAPRRRAEDRRMRARRGAAKRGLEVGADAAGQAFFASLQTLLAPLRGQFAPRLQAVATAQPISTADLLRLLSHLQHYVPATHEDEDSELGQQLEQLLLRVSVRSGTRRRIEVADEDMINLVGLLFAFIRNDDNLPAGLRALIARLHIPLLKVALLDRGLFSRASHPARRLLNEIAGAAIGWECTGTSLRDSLHLRVERTIQRLLNDFAEDTSLFAELLEDFLAFNQDERRRNELLEQRTRDAEEGRARAQQARQQVQQALNQRLRGQVWPQVVVQMLVQSWSQVLLLAWLKQGAASQAWRDALQTMDTLLASITPAQEPQALLQKVPGLLKALRDGLASVALDSAATREFFLQLEQLHLRACAGTNGQPDGEDQRLGEVLVAEDIVLAIAEEPACAPLHIAHGQAAALRQVQRLRIGTWVEVLDEDEPLRCKLVARVDSSDRLVFSNRTGMKVREWNATSLAQALHRGEVRVLDDGLLFERALEAVLDELRQARGL from the coding sequence ATGCAAAAAGAAGGCAAGGTGGTGCCCTTGGTGGCAACCATCGATCGAGGGGGGCGTACGCCTCTGCCTTGCCTTCCGGTATTGCTGCTGCAGGTGCGTGACAAGGCGGCCCTGCAATTGCGCCAAGGGCTGCAGGACCTGTTCGACAACGCTGACGATACCCTTTTCGAGATGGCCGACAAGGCGTACGACCGCAGTGAGCAGAACCTCTATTTCGAGGCCATGCGCGACCTGCGCCTGAAGCGCAAGAGCATCGAACGTGGCTTTCTCGATACCTTCTACGATGCCTATGCGCGTATGGGCCAGGTCGACCCGCTGGCACACCTGGGCGAGCCCGGCGACTTGCGCAGCAAGGCCCAGGCAGAGCGCGCCGCCGCGATCGAAGGCATGGTTGCGCGGGTACTGTCGCGTGACGGCATCGCCCTGCAGCAACTGGGCCTGCGCTTGCAGGCACTGCTCGACCGTCCCCTGTACGAGCAGCACAACCCGCTGGGGCCTGCCGCCTTGTGTGGCTACTTCCTCGAGGCAGGACGTAACCTGGGAGTTGGCCTGCGGGTGAAACTGGTGCTGCTCAAACTGTTCGAGCGCTACGTACTGCGCGATGCCGAAATCATCTATGGCGAGGCCAACCAGTTGCTGGCAGCTGCGGGCGTGCTGCCCGAGCTGCCGCCGGCCCCGCGCCGGCGCGCCGAGGACCGGCGCATGCGGGCCCGACGTGGGGCGGCGAAGCGGGGCCTGGAAGTCGGCGCGGACGCGGCAGGGCAGGCCTTCTTCGCCTCGCTGCAAACCCTGCTGGCGCCGCTGCGCGGGCAGTTCGCGCCTCGCCTGCAGGCCGTGGCCACGGCGCAACCGATCAGCACCGCCGACCTGCTGCGCCTGCTTTCGCATCTGCAGCACTACGTGCCGGCTACCCACGAAGATGAAGATTCCGAACTCGGCCAACAGCTTGAGCAGTTGCTGTTGCGAGTCAGCGTGCGCAGCGGCACCCGTCGGCGCATCGAGGTGGCCGACGAGGACATGATCAACCTGGTAGGGCTGCTGTTCGCGTTCATCCGCAACGACGACAACCTGCCAGCCGGCCTGCGCGCGTTGATCGCGCGCCTGCATATTCCGCTGCTGAAAGTCGCCCTGCTGGACAGGGGGCTGTTCAGCAGGGCCAGTCATCCGGCCCGGCGGCTGCTCAACGAGATCGCTGGCGCAGCCATCGGCTGGGAATGTACTGGCACCAGCCTTCGCGACAGCCTGCACTTGCGGGTGGAGCGGACCATCCAGCGCCTGCTCAATGATTTCGCCGAAGACACCAGCCTGTTCGCCGAGTTGCTTGAAGACTTCCTGGCCTTCAACCAGGACGAGCGTCGGCGCAACGAGCTGCTCGAACAACGCACCCGCGATGCGGAAGAAGGCCGTGCCCGTGCCCAACAGGCCAGGCAACAGGTGCAGCAAGCGCTCAACCAGCGCCTGCGCGGCCAGGTGTGGCCGCAGGTGGTGGTGCAGATGCTGGTGCAGTCGTGGAGCCAGGTACTGCTACTGGCCTGGCTCAAGCAGGGCGCGGCTTCCCAGGCCTGGCGGGACGCGTTGCAGACCATGGACACGCTGCTGGCCAGTATCACCCCGGCACAGGAGCCACAAGCCTTGCTGCAAAAGGTGCCGGGCCTGCTCAAGGCATTGCGCGATGGCCTGGCCAGCGTGGCTCTGGACTCGGCTGCGACCCGCGAATTCTTCCTGCAACTGGAACAATTGCACCTGCGGGCCTGCGCAGGTACAAACGGGCAGCCAGATGGGGAGGACCAGCGCCTGGGTGAGGTGCTGGTGGCCGAAGACATCGTGCTGGCCATTGCCGAAGAACCTGCCTGCGCACCGTTGCACATTGCCCATGGCCAGGCCGCTGCGTTGCGCCAGGTGCAGCGCCTGCGCATCGGTACCTGGGTCGAGGTGCTCGACGAGGATGAGCCGCTGCGGTGCAAGCTGGTGGCGCGTGTCGACAGTAGCGACAGGCTGGTGTTTTCCAACCGCACCGGCATGAAAGTGCGGGAGTGGAACGCCACCAGCCTGGCCCAGGCATTGCACCGGGGCGAGGTACGCGTGCTGGACGACGGCTTGCTGTTCGAGCGTGCGCTGGAGGCGGTGCTCGACGAGCTGCGCCAAGCACGGGGCCTGTAG
- the ampD gene encoding 1,6-anhydro-N-acetylmuramyl-L-alanine amidase AmpD, which produces MQLDRATGWFHGNGITHCPSPNFNARPEGESISLLVIHNISLPPACFGTGKVQQFFQNRLDPDEHPYFAGINHLTVSAHLFVERDGAVTQFVSLLERAWHAGVSCFDGREGCNDFSIGIELEGTDDLPYTDAQYAVLEQLTRHIRRAWPAIDLDRIQGHCDIAPQRKSDPGPAFDWSRYRAALLHNEDKA; this is translated from the coding sequence ATGCAATTGGACCGTGCCACTGGCTGGTTCCACGGAAACGGAATCACCCACTGCCCCTCGCCGAACTTCAATGCCCGCCCCGAAGGCGAATCGATTTCCCTGCTGGTGATCCACAACATCAGCCTACCCCCGGCCTGTTTCGGCACCGGCAAGGTTCAGCAGTTCTTCCAGAACCGCCTGGACCCTGACGAGCACCCCTATTTCGCCGGCATCAACCACCTGACCGTGTCGGCACACCTGTTCGTCGAGCGCGACGGTGCGGTGACCCAGTTCGTGTCATTGCTCGAGCGTGCCTGGCATGCCGGCGTGTCGTGCTTCGACGGGCGCGAGGGCTGCAACGACTTTTCCATCGGTATCGAGCTGGAGGGCACCGACGACCTGCCCTACACCGATGCCCAGTACGCGGTGCTGGAGCAACTTACCCGGCATATTCGCCGCGCCTGGCCGGCCATCGACCTGGACCGCATCCAGGGCCATTGCGACATTGCCCCGCAACGCAAGAGCGACCCTGGCCCGGCCTTCGACTGGTCGCGTTACCGCGCAGCGCTGCTGCACAACGAGGACAAGGCATGA
- the ampE gene encoding regulatory signaling modulator protein AmpE, which yields MSFLVLLLALWVEKFSALRHQVQRDGFFIGELVRLERSGKVHPWWTLAILVLAPVALLVLLLHVLDPVAYGLLALPVHLLVLIYSLGRGDAKASLGPFRDAWRRGDDQAALHVAERDLGLAADDSRSLLVSVQGNLLWQVYQGFFAVIFWYFVLGPGAALAYRLLALCGEHSRQPALKARAEQLRHAMDWLPVRVLALSFALVGNFVAVTRVMLHELLNWHISAAHLVARVGRIADDIPEEEDDQRGLGRLDSLWELLLRCAVLWYAGFALWTVLV from the coding sequence ATGAGTTTTCTGGTGTTGCTGCTGGCGCTGTGGGTCGAAAAGTTCTCGGCCTTGCGTCATCAGGTACAGCGTGACGGGTTCTTCATCGGCGAACTGGTGCGCCTGGAGCGTAGCGGCAAGGTACACCCGTGGTGGACGCTGGCCATTCTGGTGCTGGCCCCGGTCGCATTGCTGGTGTTGCTGTTGCACGTGCTGGACCCTGTGGCTTATGGCCTGCTGGCCTTGCCGGTGCACCTGCTGGTGCTGATATACAGCCTGGGCCGCGGCGATGCCAAGGCATCGCTGGGGCCGTTCCGCGATGCCTGGCGCAGGGGTGATGACCAGGCTGCGTTGCACGTGGCAGAGCGCGACCTGGGGCTGGCCGCCGACGATTCACGCAGCCTGCTGGTGAGTGTTCAGGGCAACCTGTTGTGGCAGGTGTACCAGGGCTTTTTCGCGGTGATCTTCTGGTACTTCGTGCTTGGCCCGGGCGCAGCGCTGGCCTACCGCCTGCTGGCGCTGTGTGGTGAGCACAGCAGACAGCCGGCGCTGAAGGCACGTGCCGAGCAGCTACGGCATGCCATGGACTGGCTGCCGGTGCGGGTTCTGGCGTTGAGCTTTGCCTTGGTGGGCAATTTCGTCGCGGTAACGCGGGTGATGCTGCATGAATTGCTGAACTGGCACATCAGCGCTGCGCACCTGGTGGCTCGGGTGGGACGCATTGCCGATGACATTCCCGAGGAAGAAGACGACCAGCGTGGGCTGGGGCGGTTGGACAGCCTGTGGGAATTGCTGCTGCGCTGTGCAGTGCTGTGGTATGCCGGGTTTGCGCTGTGGACGGTACTGGTCTGA
- a CDS encoding TatD family hydrolase, with protein MRLIDTHTHLDFPDFDADRPRLLASAAARGVERMVVLGVYQANFQRVWDLACSDQRLFAALGLHPIYLDQHRPEHLAQLREWLERLRGHPKLCAVGEFGLDYYLEGLDKARQQDLFEAQLQMACDFELPALLHVRRSHAQVIATLKRYKPARAGVIHAFAGSYEEAREYIKLGFRLGLGGAGTWPQALRLRKTLARLPLGSVVLETDAPDMAPVMHPGERNSPEHLPEIATVLAEVMEVDVGELAEASSRNACEVFGW; from the coding sequence ATGCGCCTGATCGACACCCACACCCACCTCGACTTTCCCGATTTCGACGCCGACCGACCGCGTCTGCTGGCCAGTGCGGCGGCGCGCGGGGTGGAGCGAATGGTGGTGCTGGGGGTGTATCAGGCAAATTTCCAACGCGTGTGGGACCTGGCTTGCAGCGATCAGCGCCTGTTCGCCGCGCTCGGCCTGCACCCGATCTACCTCGACCAACATCGCCCGGAGCACCTGGCGCAATTGCGCGAGTGGCTGGAGCGTCTGCGCGGCCACCCCAAGCTCTGTGCCGTGGGCGAATTCGGCCTGGACTATTATCTCGAAGGCCTGGACAAGGCGCGCCAGCAGGACCTGTTCGAAGCGCAACTGCAAATGGCCTGCGACTTCGAGCTGCCTGCCCTGTTGCATGTGCGCCGCAGCCACGCCCAGGTGATCGCCACGCTCAAGCGCTACAAGCCGGCGCGGGCGGGAGTGATTCATGCCTTTGCCGGCAGTTACGAAGAAGCCCGGGAATACATCAAGCTGGGCTTCCGACTTGGGCTGGGCGGAGCAGGTACCTGGCCCCAGGCGCTGCGGCTGCGCAAGACCCTGGCGCGCTTACCGCTGGGCAGCGTGGTGCTGGAAACCGATGCACCGGACATGGCGCCGGTGATGCACCCGGGAGAGCGCAACAGCCCGGAGCACCTGCCGGAAATTGCCACGGTGCTGGCAGAGGTCATGGAAGTGGACGTCGGGGAACTGGCAGAAGCCAGCAGCCGCAATGCCTGCGAGGTGTTTGGCTGGTAG
- the cra gene encoding catabolite repressor/activator has product MKLSDIARLAGVSVTTASYVINGKAEQQRISNSTVERVRAVVEAHGFTPNPQAAGLRSRHTRTLGFILPDLENPSYARIAKQLEQGARARGYQLLIASSDDQPDSERQLQQLFRARRCDALFVASCLPPGDDSYRELQEKGLPVIAIDRRLDPAHFCSVISDDRDASRQLAASLLATSPRSIALIGARPELSVSQARAGGFDEALQGYAGEVRRYQGEAFSRECGQRLMQQLIDDLGGLPDALVTTSYVLLQGVFDTLQARPADSRQLQLGTFGDNQLLDFLPLPVNAMAQQHGLIAATALELALAAIEEKRYEPGVHAVGRTFKQRITAA; this is encoded by the coding sequence GTGAAACTCAGCGATATCGCCCGTCTGGCCGGTGTGTCCGTGACCACTGCCAGCTACGTCATCAATGGCAAGGCCGAACAACAGCGCATCAGCAACAGCACCGTCGAGCGGGTACGTGCGGTGGTCGAGGCCCATGGCTTCACCCCCAACCCGCAGGCCGCTGGCTTGCGCAGCCGGCACACCCGCACCCTGGGCTTCATTCTCCCTGATCTGGAGAACCCCAGCTACGCCCGCATCGCCAAGCAGCTCGAACAAGGCGCCCGCGCCCGTGGCTACCAGTTGCTGATCGCCAGCAGCGACGACCAGCCCGACAGCGAGCGCCAGTTGCAGCAGCTGTTCCGCGCACGCCGGTGCGACGCCCTGTTCGTCGCCAGCTGCCTGCCCCCGGGAGACGACAGCTACCGCGAGCTGCAGGAGAAAGGCTTGCCGGTGATCGCCATTGACCGCCGCCTGGACCCGGCGCACTTCTGTTCGGTCATCAGCGACGATCGCGATGCCAGCCGCCAGCTGGCCGCCAGCCTGCTCGCCACCAGCCCGCGCAGCATCGCCCTGATCGGCGCTCGACCGGAGCTGTCGGTCAGCCAGGCCCGTGCCGGCGGCTTCGACGAAGCCCTGCAAGGTTATGCCGGCGAAGTTCGCCGCTACCAGGGCGAAGCATTCAGCCGCGAATGCGGCCAGCGCCTGATGCAACAGCTGATCGACGACCTCGGCGGCCTGCCGGACGCCCTGGTGACTACCTCGTACGTGCTGCTGCAAGGGGTGTTCGACACCCTGCAGGCGCGCCCGGCCGACTCCCGCCAGCTGCAGTTGGGTACCTTTGGCGACAACCAGTTGCTCGATTTCCTGCCGCTGCCAGTGAACGCCATGGCCCAACAGCATGGCCTGATTGCCGCCACCGCCCTGGAACTGGCACTGGCTGCGATCGAGGAAAAACGTTACGAACCTGGTGTGCACGCGGTCGGTCGAACCTTCAAACAACGCATCACAGCGGCCTGA
- the ptsP gene encoding phosphoenolpyruvate--protein phosphotransferase: MLELAKEQIAMGQKAANKAEALCLLADRLVADGLVAEGYLQGLQDREAQGSTFLGQGIAIPHGTPQTRDLVYATGVRLLQFPEGVDWGDGQMVYLAIGIAARSDEHLRLLQLLTRALGETDLAEALRRAGSAEALLKLLQGAPQELALDAQLVGLNLPAEDFDELAWRGARLLQRAGCVDSGFAAVLQQAEALPLGEGLWWLHSERLVRQPGLAFITPQQPLRYRDQPLNGLFCLASLGAAHQALLERLCEVLIEGRGQTLYQATSSRAVLEVLGGEAPTDWPSARIVLANPHGLHARPAKVLAQLAKGFEGEVRVRLVDSAQPAVSVKSLSKLLSLGARRGQVLELLAEPGIAADALPVLVAAIEQGLGEEVEPLPQADAPAAGIAAEVLQAPPAGSRVQGVGAAPGIASGPAHLCVEREFDYPLRGESLVQERQKLREALATVNSELQALVQRSDKAIGEIFVTHQEMLADPALSDDVEQRLAQGESAAAAWMAVIDAAARQQESLHDALLAERAADLRDVGRRVLAQLCGVQAQPEPEQPYVLVMTEVGPSDVARLDPSRVAGIVTAQGGATAHSAIVARALGIPAVVGAGAAMLLLEAGTPLLLDGQRGVVSVAPPADELQRALAERDLREQRLQAAWANRFEPAVTRDGHAIEVFANIGESSGIAKVVEQGAEGVGLLRTELIFMAHPQAPDVATQEAEYRRVLDGLDGRPLVVRTLDVGGDKPLPYWPIAAEENPFLGVRGVRLTLQRPQVMEDQLRALLRAADQRPLRIMFPMVGQVHEWREARAMVERLRAEIPVADLQLGIMVEVPSAALLAPQLAREVDFFSIGTNDLTQYTLAIDRGHPSLSAQADGLHPAVLSLIDMTVRAAHAHGKWVGVCGELAADPQAVAVLLGLDVDELSVAARSIAEVKALVRQADHQTARALAREALQQDSAAAVRALVERY, translated from the coding sequence ATGCTCGAGCTCGCCAAGGAGCAGATAGCCATGGGCCAGAAGGCCGCCAACAAGGCTGAGGCATTATGCCTGCTGGCCGACCGGCTGGTCGCTGACGGCCTGGTCGCTGAGGGATACCTGCAAGGCCTGCAGGACCGTGAGGCGCAAGGGTCTACCTTTCTTGGCCAGGGCATTGCCATCCCGCACGGCACTCCGCAGACGCGCGACCTGGTGTACGCCACCGGCGTGCGCCTGCTGCAGTTTCCTGAAGGTGTGGACTGGGGCGATGGGCAAATGGTCTACCTGGCCATCGGCATCGCCGCACGCTCCGACGAGCACCTGCGCCTGTTGCAACTGCTGACCCGCGCCCTGGGTGAGACCGACCTGGCCGAAGCGCTGCGCCGCGCCGGTTCCGCCGAGGCCTTGCTGAAGCTGTTGCAAGGTGCGCCGCAGGAGCTGGCGCTGGATGCGCAACTGGTCGGCCTGAACCTGCCAGCGGAGGACTTCGACGAACTGGCCTGGCGCGGCGCCCGCTTGCTGCAGCGGGCCGGGTGCGTTGACAGCGGGTTTGCCGCGGTGCTGCAGCAGGCCGAAGCACTGCCGCTGGGCGAGGGCCTGTGGTGGTTGCACAGCGAGCGCCTGGTGCGCCAGCCGGGCCTGGCCTTCATCACTCCGCAACAGCCACTGCGCTACCGTGACCAGCCGCTCAACGGCCTGTTCTGCCTGGCCAGCCTCGGCGCTGCCCACCAGGCCTTGCTCGAACGCCTCTGTGAAGTGCTCATCGAAGGCCGCGGGCAGACGCTCTACCAAGCCACCAGCAGCCGTGCGGTGCTGGAAGTGCTGGGCGGTGAGGCGCCGACGGACTGGCCCAGCGCGCGTATCGTGCTGGCCAACCCGCATGGCTTGCATGCCCGCCCGGCCAAGGTGCTGGCGCAACTGGCCAAAGGCTTCGAGGGCGAGGTCCGCGTGCGTCTGGTCGACAGCGCACAGCCTGCAGTGTCGGTGAAGAGCCTGAGCAAGCTGCTCAGCCTCGGTGCCCGTCGTGGCCAGGTGCTGGAACTGCTGGCCGAGCCAGGCATCGCCGCCGATGCCTTGCCGGTGCTGGTGGCTGCCATCGAACAAGGTTTGGGCGAGGAAGTGGAGCCGCTGCCGCAGGCTGACGCGCCTGCCGCCGGCATTGCCGCCGAAGTGCTGCAGGCGCCGCCGGCCGGTAGCCGTGTCCAGGGGGTGGGGGCTGCCCCGGGCATTGCCAGTGGCCCGGCGCACCTGTGTGTCGAGCGCGAGTTCGACTACCCGCTGCGCGGCGAGTCGCTGGTCCAGGAGCGGCAAAAGCTGCGCGAAGCGCTGGCGACTGTGAATAGCGAACTGCAGGCCCTGGTTCAGCGTAGTGACAAGGCCATTGGCGAGATCTTCGTGACCCACCAGGAAATGCTCGCCGACCCGGCCCTGAGCGATGACGTCGAGCAGCGCCTGGCCCAGGGCGAAAGCGCCGCAGCGGCGTGGATGGCGGTAATCGACGCGGCGGCCCGTCAGCAGGAGTCGTTGCATGACGCCCTGCTGGCCGAACGTGCCGCCGACCTGCGCGACGTCGGCCGCCGTGTGCTGGCGCAACTGTGCGGGGTGCAGGCGCAGCCCGAACCGGAACAACCGTACGTCCTGGTGATGACCGAAGTCGGCCCGTCCGATGTCGCCCGGCTCGACCCGAGCCGCGTGGCCGGTATCGTCACTGCCCAGGGCGGCGCCACCGCCCACAGCGCCATTGTCGCGCGTGCCCTGGGCATACCGGCAGTGGTTGGCGCCGGCGCCGCAATGTTGCTGCTGGAGGCCGGTACGCCGTTGCTGCTCGATGGCCAGCGCGGGGTGGTCAGCGTGGCGCCGCCGGCAGACGAACTGCAACGTGCCCTGGCCGAGCGTGACCTGCGCGAGCAACGCTTGCAGGCTGCCTGGGCCAATCGCTTCGAGCCGGCAGTCACCCGCGATGGCCATGCCATCGAGGTGTTCGCCAACATCGGCGAAAGCAGCGGCATCGCCAAGGTGGTAGAGCAGGGCGCCGAAGGCGTGGGCCTGCTGCGCACCGAGCTGATTTTCATGGCTCACCCGCAGGCGCCGGACGTGGCTACGCAGGAGGCGGAATACCGACGGGTGCTCGACGGCCTCGACGGTCGCCCGCTGGTGGTGCGTACCCTCGACGTCGGCGGCGACAAACCGCTGCCGTACTGGCCGATCGCTGCCGAGGAAAACCCGTTCCTCGGCGTGCGCGGGGTACGCCTGACCTTGCAGCGTCCGCAGGTGATGGAGGACCAGCTGCGCGCCTTGCTGCGGGCCGCCGACCAGCGCCCGCTGCGCATCATGTTCCCGATGGTTGGCCAGGTGCACGAGTGGCGCGAAGCGCGGGCCATGGTCGAGCGGCTGCGGGCGGAGATCCCGGTGGCCGACCTGCAACTGGGCATCATGGTCGAGGTGCCTTCGGCGGCCCTGCTGGCCCCGCAACTGGCGCGCGAAGTCGACTTCTTCAGCATCGGCACCAATGACCTGACCCAGTACACCCTGGCCATCGACCGTGGCCACCCCAGCCTCTCGGCCCAGGCCGACGGCCTGCACCCGGCAGTGCTCAGCCTGATCGACATGACTGTGCGCGCCGCGCATGCCCATGGCAAATGGGTAGGGGTATGCGGCGAACTGGCAGCCGACCCGCAGGCGGTCGCCGTGCTGCTCGGCCTGGACGTGGACGAACTCAGCGTCGCGGCGCGCAGCATTGCCGAAGTCAAAGCCCTGGTCCGCCAGGCCGATCACCAGACGGCCCGCGCCCTGGCGCGCGAGGCCCTGCAACAGGACAGCGCCGCAGCGGTTCGCGCGCTGGTGGAGCGTTACTGA